The Sphingopyxis sp. BE259 nucleotide sequence AACTGCGCCCGGCGATGCTCGAACTGGAAGATGCAAAGATCGCAGAGCCTGCGCTGCACTGGAGGCGGGTACAGATGCGCCAGTCCTTCCGACTGGGGCTGGAAGCGCTGTTCGAATGGATCATTGCCGAGATCGGCGGTGGCACGATGACCACCGAAGCCCTCGCCGCGCATATGCTCGAACGCACGCCGCCAGAGGAAGGACAGACCGCTCGGCCGTGGCTCGAGGCGCTTGCCGCCACCGCAGTGTCACCCGTCGACGCAATGGATGCGTTGCAGACCAACTTTCCGAGCGGTGCGACCTTCGTCCCGGCTGCACTCGCCGCGATTGCGGTGCCCATGCTGGCAAACGCGTCTTTGCACGATCGATCGGAGCGACGCGAGCGGCTTCCGATTGCGCTTGCAGCCGCCGACCTGGACCGGATCGGTGATAATAGTCCTCAGCAATTCCTCGAGCATATGATCGAAAACTGGCTCATTGCACAGCACACTTACTGGTCGGTGGGCCGCGGCCTCGCTGACGCACGTGCCGGGGCTAAGAAGATCATGCGGCTGCGGCTTGTTCTCGAGCCCGGCGGGTGGCGCGTTACCCGTGGCCGAGGAACGCGCGGTATGCCGCGGCCAACGCCGGACCGGCTGCGGACAGCGATCAGCCTTGCCCAGCAATGCGATCTGATATGACGCTCGCAAGCTCCAAGGCGTAAAGCCTTCCTATAGGTCGCAACGACTTCGACGGACAGCAGGCGAGCCTGGCCCCCGTCAAAATCGGCAAGGATGAGGCCGGAAAGATTTTTGCCGACCTGCCGACATGGTCGAGTACAACATTTTTTAGATCCCGGGAGACCCGACAAGCGATAAAATGGCAATTGGCTGCGTAACCCAAAGTGGAATGGCATGTTTCGGGCAGCCGCTTCGCAACTACCTACGAATTAGATCGTGCGCGTAGCTCACGCCCTGTTCCGACCGGTGCGAGACGGCAGGTTGTGTCTCTTCGGTTGCGAAAAGCCATCGCGCTGCAAATGATCAAATTCGTAGCGACTAACCCCCTTATTCCCGTTGCTTAGTTTTCTTTCACCAGGCCCACATATCTCGTAGCGCTGCGGAATGCAGTCGCTGAATTAGCTTCGGCGCGCGGCGAGAACCAAGGAAAACGCGTGAGAAAAATTATAAAGCCCGCCACCGATCCGGTGCGGGCGGCACAATATATCAGAATGTCGACAGAGCATCAGCGCTACTCTCCCGATAATCAGCAGTCAGCTATAGCGACATATGCGTCACTTCGGGGATTCGAAGTCGTCGAAACCTACCTCGATTCTGGCAAAAGCGGCCTGACGCTCAGTGGTCGACCCGCCCTGAAACGCCTCTTGAGCGACGTGCTTTCTGGAGCGATGCCTTACAAAGCGATCTTGGTCCTAGACGTAAGCAGATGGGGACGATTCCAAGATACCGACCAAGCTGCGCACTACGAATATATGTGCCGCGAGGCCGGCGTACCTGTGCATTACTGCAATGAGCCGTTTGAGAACGAAGGCGGCACGATGGCGTCGATCGTCAAACACATGAAGCGCGTCATGGCAGCCGAATATAGTCGCGAACTATCGACGAAAGTCTCCCGTGCCCAACGTCAGCAGGCCCGATTGGGGTTCAAGCAAGGCGGTATGAACCCCTTCGGCACCCGCAGGCAAGTTGTCGATGAGCACGGCAACCCGCGTTTGGTTCTGGAACGAGGGCAACGAAAGGCACTCACAACGGACAGGGTCGTTCTCATCTGGGGGCCAGCTGAGGAAATCGCTGCCGTCCGGCGAATTTTTCGGATGTTCGTCGAAGATCAGATGAGCCTTGCCGAGATCGCGCGGTGGCTCAACACACGAGGCCACACGCAAGTGCATGGGGCCGAATGGCGCGCTCCCGCAGTTCGTTACGTGCTCAGAAACGAACTTTACATCGGAACGTACATATTTGGCCGGAAATACAGCAATGTCGGTGCCCCTCATCCCGCGCCTGTGCAGGACTGGGCGCAGGTCGATGTTCTGAAACCCATCATATCGAAAAAGCTATTTTCTGATGCCGCTGCCAGGCTCGCGAAGCTCGCGCCTAACTCCTATACCAACGAGGAACTGCTGGAAGGGCTAAGGCAACTGTTGGCCGAAAAAGGCACCCTCTCAACCTTTCTCATAAAAAATTCGCCGTTTTTGCCATATCCTTGCACCTACATGCGACGATTTGGGAGCATGTCGGCAGCTTATCTTTTGATTGGTTTTGATGAGCCGACGCACAACGACCGCAACAGCCTGCGCTTCCAATGGACTGAAGAAATGCTTCTCGACGTAATTCGGCGTATTTATCTCGAGAAGGGGTATGTGGACGGCGGCTCAATCTCCGCTGATCCCACCTCCCCAAGCCGATCTTTATTCTCATATAGATTTGGCGGATTGCTGAATGCGATGATCGTCGCGGGCTTGCCCGTCGGCCCACTTTCCCCACAGCAGGAGGCTGCTCTATCTAGGCAGCGAGAGCAATACGAGCATAGGAAGAAAGTTAGGCTCATTCCCATAATGCGCACCGCGCAAGGAAGCCGGATCCGAAATGAGGAACTGGATGCTGCACTGAGGCGCCTGTTGATCAAGCACGGCTATTTGTCGTTGCAACTGATCGATTCCGACCCGACCGTTCCTTCAAGCTCGTTTTTTCGGAATCGCCTTGGCGGTTTGAAAGGAGCGTATGCTCGCATCGGCTACTTTTCCTCGCAAAGCGAGCTATTGAAAGAAGCCCATCGGAGGGCGCGGCTCGAGCCGCCGCTCAGCGCCGAACCTAGCTAGGTCATATCGTTCCGCCGCGTATATTAGCGCCCTCGATCGTGCGGTGGTGGCTCGGGAATTGGCGGATCATGATTACCGCGCGCTGCCGACAGGGCTTGGGCATGACGCGCGGCAAAGATTTCGGGCGTGGCATGTACGTCGGGTTGCTTGTCGAGGAATCTTCGAACGTCCCGTGCGAGCGCCTGATCATCCGGTTGCCCACTTGCATCCAGCGCGGCGGCCGCTTGGCGGTAAGCTTGGCATATCGCCTGCCAGCGGTTTTTGCCTTTGACGATAAAGGATGGAAGATTGGCCTGACCGCGCGCAACGGCGATGGCCTGCTCATTAGTTCGCCTGTCAGCGTTGGTCATCACGCCGCTGGCCACGCTCGCCAGACGGGCGCGAAGTTTGACTAGCCTAATGCTGGATCCGGCAACTCCCCTTCCTCTCGCCCGTCTCGGCGTGGCTTCCGCGGCGACACCGCGCTCGCGCAGTTCGCGGGCGAACCGCTCGCGAAAGCGGTGAAGCTGAACCGGTCTGGGATTGAACCGGTTGCGGTCCAATCCTTCGGCCTGAACCGTCAGATGGACATGGGGACGCGGCGTGTCTGTATGAAGCGCCAAGAGATAATCGTGATTGTCGCTGAGTTCGGCATGGGCCAGCGCGCGAACGGCTCCCAGCACCTTATCAGGGTCGGTGCCTTCGGGCATCGAGAAGATCAGCGCCACCGACGAGACCGTTGGCCGCGACCGCCATTCAAGCGTATCGCTCCATTCGGCCGCACGCTCGGCGATGTCGTCCTTGCTGGTCAGGATTTCACCATCGCGGGTTTCGATTTCGACCGCCCCCTTCCGCCCGATATATCCGAGATGGGCTTTGACATGGGTGCCACCCCGCTGACGGCCAGTGACCTTGACCACCACCTCGGGCGCGCCGCGCACGATCCGGCCCAGCTTGGCGCGTGCCGTCTTCGGATTGGCGACACCGTAGCTGGCGTAAAGCGGCACGCCGGGCTGGGCGCCCGGATCGTGGATATAGCGCACACGATACGGCGGACGGCTCGCTTCCCACA carries:
- a CDS encoding relaxase/mobilization nuclease domain-containing protein; translated protein: MAMGSSLESAVWEASRPPYRVRYIHDPGAQPGVPLYASYGVANPKTARAKLGRIVRGAPEVVVKVTGRQRGGTHVKAHLGYIGRKGAVEIETRDGEILTSKDDIAERAAEWSDTLEWRSRPTVSSVALIFSMPEGTDPDKVLGAVRALAHAELSDNHDYLLALHTDTPRPHVHLTVQAEGLDRNRFNPRPVQLHRFRERFARELRERGVAAEATPRRARGRGVAGSSIRLVKLRARLASVASGVMTNADRRTNEQAIAVARGQANLPSFIVKGKNRWQAICQAYRQAAAALDASGQPDDQALARDVRRFLDKQPDVHATPEIFAARHAQALSAARGNHDPPIPEPPPHDRGR
- a CDS encoding recombinase family protein codes for the protein MRKIIKPATDPVRAAQYIRMSTEHQRYSPDNQQSAIATYASLRGFEVVETYLDSGKSGLTLSGRPALKRLLSDVLSGAMPYKAILVLDVSRWGRFQDTDQAAHYEYMCREAGVPVHYCNEPFENEGGTMASIVKHMKRVMAAEYSRELSTKVSRAQRQQARLGFKQGGMNPFGTRRQVVDEHGNPRLVLERGQRKALTTDRVVLIWGPAEEIAAVRRIFRMFVEDQMSLAEIARWLNTRGHTQVHGAEWRAPAVRYVLRNELYIGTYIFGRKYSNVGAPHPAPVQDWAQVDVLKPIISKKLFSDAAARLAKLAPNSYTNEELLEGLRQLLAEKGTLSTFLIKNSPFLPYPCTYMRRFGSMSAAYLLIGFDEPTHNDRNSLRFQWTEEMLLDVIRRIYLEKGYVDGGSISADPTSPSRSLFSYRFGGLLNAMIVAGLPVGPLSPQQEAALSRQREQYEHRKKVRLIPIMRTAQGSRIRNEELDAALRRLLIKHGYLSLQLIDSDPTVPSSSFFRNRLGGLKGAYARIGYFSSQSELLKEAHRRARLEPPLSAEPS